The Macadamia integrifolia cultivar HAES 741 chromosome 3, SCU_Mint_v3, whole genome shotgun sequence genome segment GGGCAACTTATAGCAGTTAGAAGTATCTAAATGTGATTTCTGTCTAATTATTTGGTGATTTAATCGATGAGATTGTTCATGCTTGTGAACTTCTGGACTGATTCTGTTTTTTGTCTTTGGCTTGGGAGTATATATAGCACTACTTTGCATCAAGTGTTTGTTAGATTTATTTCCATAGCTTTTGTATAAAATTTGCATTATGCTTATTGCTGGTATTTCAAATTTCCTCTATGAATTGGTTCGATCTATTGTGCCTTTGACTCTGAGGCCATGACTGTCCGTTGGAGAATACGGGGATAAGGGATGGAGAGGTTATCCAAACTTGTCCTGTTTACATTTATGTGCCTAAAATTATGCCCGAGTTCCTTGTctgaacatatttttttttaaatgaagctTCCATATATGTACTTTCATATGACTTTTGatattttgtttgaaaatttcCCTTGAATGTGTCTGTTTACATTTTTCTGTCGctaattttattatatttattctGCTTGTGCAATGGATGAAATGTTTTTCTCCCATGATGTAAtaatttgccttttttttcttttctttcttgtatcATCATTCTTGAAGCTTATCTGCTGATTATATTCGAAAATTATGTTTGCAGTTGTTCTTTTAAACTGAACTAGCTTCTTCTTAGCTGGTACACATACTTAAGTATCTACAGTAATATGTAAATCATGGAAATtgatggattgtgtttatttgCTTCGTTTAATGTATGATTCATACACCTGTCTGCTCAATGCTTATTTATACTCTTTAGAAAAAATTGCATTGTTGCTCCCTTGTGTGCATATGATTGTTGGTTGGGACATAGGATTTGTGATTTGAGATCCGCTGATTGTTTTCAACAATTAATGATTCATGCAGCTTGAAGCCCCAGGCCCTTTAAATTGTAATCCAGGAGATAAGAAAGGAAATGACTTTACTGTGGTTAACTTAATATGGATGTTTGGTTGGTTCATGGATTTGTGGAGGTACGCTTTATTTCCACCacttgttatatttttttcttctcagttttccCATGACTACCCCTAACCTTATTTATGTAGCCGTTCTGAATATGATGTGCAGGAACCATCACACTTTCAGAAGTTGTTTGAGGGTTTCATGGTTCTAAAGAGTCATATATCTTCAGTTGCATTGTTGGCATGCCATGTGCTTCTCTGTGTAAAAGAAAACCACATAAAACAATACATAGTGCTGTTTGGAAGTATACTTTAGTTTGTATGCATTTACATATGAGATGGGGTGTCGAGGAAGGCCTTTCTTTGATCTTAATGAGCCCCCTGCTGAAGTGGATGAGGAAACTGATGGTGTCATCTGCTTCCAGCATCAGAAGGCACTTCCATCTTTGAATTCTCATGCCactgatttgttttcttcatcAGAAAGTGCTCAGAGAATACTGAATAACCATGGTTTCTCACATGCATCCTCCGTTTCGGGCTTCCAACCTTTTGTTAAACAGAAGAAGGTTGATGATTTGAATTCCGGGAATGCTTCCACTACATATGGTGAGGAAAATAAAACAACACTGCCACTGGCTGCAAGCTCTGCACGTGCTGAAGTTGTggaaagagaggaaggagagTGGTCTGATGCGGAGGGTTCGGCTGGTGCCTTTGGAATCAATTCCGACAATGACAAGCATAAGCAATCAACTAACATTGATGGTGAAAATGCAGAGACACTGGAAATGACTGAGAGAACTGATCTTTTTGCTACTAACAAGGCTTGTGAGAGTATCTGTAGTGATTCACGTTTACCTGAAGGTACCAAGGACAAAATCACAAATATAACCAAGGATGAGAACTATAGTCATGCTTTCTCAGGATTGGATCTGGAGTTGTCTGGACGGACGGGTAATAATAGCCAGCATTTAGAGGGAAATGCTAAAGGGGATGTCATCGTGGATGGACAGGAGGCATCTTCATTAGTtgtgaataaaaaagaagttaaaggaATTGAAGCAAGTCACGTGCTTAAGTCTGGGAGTAATCCTGGGAAGAGGCACAAGGTTGACCAACACAAGGAAGCAATGCTGGGGAAAAAACGTAGCAGGCAGACAATGTTTCTTAATTTGGAGGATGTCAAACAAGCTGGCCCCATTAAAACTTCAACCCCGAGGCGGCCAACTTTTTCGTCCGCTGTAACTACCCGTACAGTTAAGGAAATTCGTAATGTTGCTGCCCCAGCTGAGCGCAGTAGTGAAAGGACTGCCAAGGATCAAAAGCAAGGAGATGTAACATGTAATGAAGGAGGCACTCCGATGGACATTGGTGACCAGAAATGTGAATCTAATGGTGATATAAATCAAGGATCTCAAGCAAGACCTAGGAGGCTAAACACTGGCGTTGAAATCCCTGCCGAGGTATATCCACCATCAATTTTGAGACAAAGTTCATGGAAGCAGCCGTCAGATTCAAGGCAATTAAAGAGTCCACTTGTTTCAGCCAGGAAACAGGGTGTTCCCAATCAAAATTCCATGGACTCAAAGTTGGGGAACAAGAAACATCTTTCTTCTAAGAAACAAAATGCAAATAACACACAGTATCAGGATACATCTGTGGAACGTCTTCTGCGGGAGGTGACCAATGAAAAGTTTTGGCATCATCCAGGTTTGAAATCCTTAGCTAAGATTTTCCTATCACTTATCTTGACCACTTACTTTCTGTTATTTCTGATCTTTTGGTCGTATTTCATTTATATCCACTTTTTCCTTGTTAATTGGTTAAATGTGCACATTGGTGTTCCATTGTCCTGCTGAAAGTTGGTAAATGAaggaaaaatgtcattttccgtGGGTGATTCAAGCCAATTCTTAGTTCTTTTAGTTCTCTCAATTGTAGGCAGGTTACTCTGGTGCTCAACTCTACGTGGCATTGTCATGTGGAATTTTGTTGTCAACACATAAAGTTTAATTATATACCATAGTGGTTGTCATCCAAAATTGGAAAGCAACCAGTATACTATAATGCAACCTAATATTGTGTGAATTGACTCAGAAATGACTCTTCTGCTTCATAATCCTTGGTAAATGACTTTGACCGTGTCCAAAGCTATGTATAACCTATGTAAATGTGGAAATGATGtggaatttatattttattgaattttgaattctCAAAAATGTAGTAAGGTTTGCTCGAGGCCCCATTCATGGCAGAGGGTACCTCTTGCTGCAACGCTTGGTAGCTCCCCAATTCTAGGGGATCCTCTAGTGCTTTTAATCACAAAAATAATTAgttatttatccatcatagatatttttcatatttcatgtgataataaatggtaataataataaaaatgatattaataattaattaaaaatgctaatgttgttgttgttgttattatgattatgattatgattatgattattattattattattattattattatttttttttgttattgttattattattatttctgttattgttattattattattagtattattagtattattatccCGATAATAATAATGGTAAATCCAAGCCCCAAGAATTGGTCTTGCATGTCAGATAAGGATTGTGCAGCTAAAGGATTTTTTGGAATCTAGGGATGTTTCTTAGGTGTGTGTTAGTGCTCTATGTTGAGAGGAGGGGATCTTTTGTGAAAGCCTTTTAATTTTGTTGTGTATATGCTCTTAAAAAGATTGTCTTACTTTGGAATTATAACGAGATGCACTTTTAGTAATTCTGATAACAACTGATGATATTTATCTGGCATATCAGATTGGGGTTTGAGGATTTTGTGAAAGCTTTGGACTTCCTTGGGCGCTAATTAGTGGTCTATGTTGAGAGGAGATCTTTTGTGAAGGTTCTGTGAAAATTTTACGTGTATATTCTCATACAAAGAATGTCTACCTTTTGAATTATATAGAGATGCACTTAAATGCAGAATCCTACTAGGCTGAATGAATAGACGACGATATATTTACATGCATTCAAATCTTGGCCACCAACTAAGCTACCATGTGCCAGATATTTAGGGTTGTATTGACATGGTTTTTAGTATGTGAGAGAAGCATTTTCCCTATAAGATTGTAGGCATACCATATGCTTGACTCTTCAGTTCAAAGGTCACTTTTTAGACTTTTAGGTTAGAAAGACTAAAGAGAGGGCTTTACTTTTGCCAGGTTGTAACCTGTTGCACTAAATTTGATTGGAATATGGATCTTAGGGCCTACAGTCCTGCCTGCTTGTGTTTATTGGTGCCATCTAAGTATGCCATTATCTTACTAGGTGTTGCCGCTTAGAAAACCGATCTTCCTCTTAGTCAGTGATCCGGACATAGAGAGTCAAAAACAGGCGAGAGATGGTCGAAAATAGACTCCTGTGGGGGGGGGGACTTTCCAATGCCTAAATCAGTGCTCTAAGCAACATAAATAAGGATCCATGGGAGAGGCGATATCGGAGAAGAGGAGAATGGATCGGACCCTTTACTTGTGGTGTCATTCACCTATTTATAGGAAGTGAGGGATGTTCTTTCCACGTTGGAATTGGTCCTTAACTAGATGCTATGTCTTTACTTGTGTGTGTGAGCATGGAGAGTTTCGTTTCCGCTTACGCAAGGAATCTATCCTAACAACCTGATAGTGATGTTAGGCCTTAGTGCGTGTCTGTTGACTCTCTAACATGTGGCCCTCAGTCATTCGTGAGGTGATTCTATGTATATCAAATGCCCTCCATTTCTTTGAGTCTAAATAGAATCAAAGGAGTGAAATGATTTGATTCTCTCAAGGGTGGAGATTGATCTGATCCATCGGCCCACCGTTTGACCAAGTAGAAACCAAGGCGAGAAACGAGGTGGCATCTTCTCGTGGGTGGCCTTTTGGCTCTCAAGACAACTCCCTCTACTTCCCATGACGAGAGATCGACGATCCCATTCGCACAATGATTAAAACTCGGGCTGAACATCCACGTGGCATTCATCCAAACCATCTCATTAATGGATGATTTGAAATTTGAGTGAAAATCCCACTTAAAGAGATCCGCGTTGCTATACAGAGTTAGAATGAAGTGACACAAATGATAAGACATACCCGGTTAAAGCTCACAGCCTGCTAGTTCGACAACTTGATAGCTCACCAACTCAGTGTTTGATTCCTTTGTGAAAGCTCAACAATTCAAAGAACATCATTTCACTCCTTCGATTCTATTCAAATTCAAAGGAGTAGGGGGCATCTGATGTATCTAGAATCACTATACGAATGGCTAAGAGCCACGTGTCAGTTTATTAGCCTAAACATACGCTAAGGCCTAAAGTCATTATCAAGTTGTTAGGATATTATTCCATACATAACCGCAAACCAAGGACTCTCCATGCTCACCCACTCACCAATAAAGACAGTATTCAGTTAATGATCAAATCCAACGTGAAAAGAACATCCCTTGCTTCTAGGTAAATAACACCTAGGTAAAGAGATCTAATCCATTCTCCTCTTCTTTGATTATTGCCTCTCCCATGAATCCTTATTTCTGTTGCTTAGTGcattgacttaggcatcggagagttcCCATCGCAGTCCATCTCTGGCTATATCTTTTGTTTGTTCTTGACTATTTGTATCTAGGTCACCAGCTGATGAGGGAGATCGGTTTTCTACTAGCAACACTAGGCATGGTGGACTACCAGTTTTGTTAATCCCCtttgggttttgatttcttatttcatgtgattttagGCTGTACCATGTTAGTTTAGAGatatagatgaggatgttgagatggatgtgctgTGAAACTAGGAgggataaagtaagaaatgaaCATATTAAGGCTGATTTGGGGGTTGCCCCAATCCATAATAAGCTCCGAGAAGTTGTttgtggtatgaccatgttcaatggaggcctagggatgcaccagtaaggaggagtgatctgatttagattgaaggaactaataGAGCtaagggtaggcctaaaatgaccataggagaagtagtgaggaaagacatgcatagtttagacattttcccaagtatgacctcgaataaagccgattggagggcaaggatacATGTAGTGGATCCCATTAAGTTCGGATAATGCTGAGTTTGTCGTTGTTGCTTAACCAATTCACCATAAGAAGATATTCCATAATatctcttgttttatttttcatttcctttttcccttttcagtAGTTGgggttcttttattttttgggggaggcATATGGGAATCATTACTTGAGTTTGGATTAGTGTTGAATACATTTTAACCGACAGTGCAATGTATTCATAGAAAAAGGCATATATTGTGACATAACAATTTCCAAAGTTTAGGAATAATGCAGAACGAATGGCAGTTTCTGCTGGTAGTGGGCATAAGTGAGTGATGCATCAAGTAGAGATGAATCTGCTGTTACAGAGAAAACCAGCAACAGAATAGCACTATTTCAAAGCCTATGGCAGCaacaaagaaagggggaaatAGGCCGTCAGCTAGATGGGAGAGGGAGGATaatagggagaaaaagaagaggaatagatAGACGAGAATATCATGGGGTGAGGGAGAGGAGAGATTCCACCAAATTTTCTGAAACAAAAAATCCAGATTTCATTCCATAATCAAATCATGGGCGGTAGGGGGTGGGTTTGGTTGCTTACGTTGCTATTTATAAAAATAGAGATATAATCTCCTAATTTGACTCCACTAATGACTCTTAACCTTCCTAAACTAACTTAAGCGCTTGACCTAAAAGGGCTCTTCTAGATCAAACTAACTTTACTACTTGATAGCACATGGGACTCAGCACAATCTGATCCATGTTTTTAATCCTGTGTACCCCTTAAATTCCAACTTTTGGGCTTATAAAAGAGGCCTATTACATTgattaaacccaaaaataacaAGCCGAAGACCCGTAGAACCCAACCATGGGTGAAACTAAAGTACTCCGAGGTCTAATTGGCTCGATTGACCCTTTTAACTACATCAAGGTAACTATGTTTATTTATTCTGAGGTTTTCTAGTTTCTACTCCCTAATAAAGTATTAACTGGATTGTCTGCCACTTTCTTTTCCTAtcctagtttttattttttattttgagagtATGTTAAATTGATGCTTCCCTATCTTCATATAACAGTAATCTTTTCTTATCCCCTCCATCAGAGGAGACAGAACTCCAATGTGTTCCTGGACGGTTTGAATCCATGGAAGAGTATGTCAGAGTTTTTGAGCCTTTGCTTTTTGAGGAATGCCGGGCACAGCTGTATGGTACTTGGGAGGAACTTACAGAAACTGTTTCCAGAGATGCACATATAATGGTGCGAATAAAGAATgttgaaagaagagaaagaggtaTTTAGCTTTCACATTCTTTTTTATGTAGTGCTTTGGATATAATCTGTTGCAGACTtgatttgtttatctgttgacTGGGCTAGCCATTTAGCGattgaatttcttttttcttgcaatTGGAGAACCCATTGAAGCAGTTTCAAATCCAGTTTTCCCCTTTTAGCTGTAGGATggatttttggagattttttcaATTGAATTCATATTGGTTAGTTGACCATTTCTCTCAATGTGTTATGTCAAGTGTTTTCCGAACCCACACCTAAAAACAAAGTATGAAATAAAAGAGGAACGATAGAGGTTTAGTTGTTGTCATTGAACTTCCTTGAATTTCTCCTATGTTTGCTACAGTTTTTGATGCATCATTGTTGTGTTTGGTTTGTGtttgtttataattttttgttaaGCTTCATATTTGTAGTTGCTTATCCTATGTAATTATTATACTTGTGAGTTTCTGATGATTGACATTGTCCGTGGCCTTTGTTTTAGTTTTAAGCTTTATGAATTCATTTTTGGAATTTTAGGATGGTACGATGTAATAGTTCTTCCTATGCATGAATGCAAGTGGACATTTAAGGAGGGTGATGTGGCAGTTCTTTCATCTCCGAAGCCTGGAACAGGTTTGATACGAGTGCTGATTTTCTGTTTGTTTATATTTGCTCCCTACATGGTATTATAGTTTACAGTTGATTGTCAACTTAATTTTCTATCAAGCAGTGAGATTTAAGAGGAGCCAGCCTGCAGCAGTTGAGGGTGATGTCGAGATTGGAGTTACTGGCCGTGTAGCTGGTACTGTTAGGCGATATTTTCCTATCGATACTCGTGATCCTCCTGGTGCCATCCTCCATTTTTATGTTGGTGATACATTTGATCCTAACAGGTTGGATTTGAACCCTCTGGGTTTGCCCTGGTTGGTTTTGTTTTCGTTATTTACAATTTtgcattaatcaattttttttctctgtaattctATATATGCTTGACCAGTCAGTACTTTccaataattttaattttaatttaatttaattttttatttttattttattttattttattttgtcatttttcagCAATGATGATCACATTTTAAAGAAATTTCACCCCAAGGGAATCTGGTATTTGACTGTCCTTGGTTCTCTGGCGACTACCCAACGTGAATATATTGCTCTGCATGCGTTTCGTCGTCTCAACATGCAGGTGATAGTTGGATTCCCTAGCTTTTAAGGCAAAGCTTTGTAATGCTGTTTGTTTTCACAGTATCTTATATGAGCAATGCTTATAAaacatttttattgttttctgcAGATGCAAACTGCAATCCTTAAGCCTAGTCCTGAACATTTCCCAAAATATGAAGAGCAGCCCCCTGCAATGCCTGAATGTTTCACTCAGAACTTTGTTGACCACCTACACAGGACATTCAATGGGCCCCAGTTGGCTGCCATTCAATGGGCTGCGATGCATACAGCTGCTGGTACAAGTGGCATGAGTAAGAGGCAAGATCCATGGCCTTTCACTCTGGTTCAAGGGCCCCCAGGAACAGGGAAAACACACACTGTGTGGGGAATGCTAAATGTTATCCATCTTGTTCAGTACCAGCACTATTACACTGCTCTGCTTAAGAAAGTTGCTCCTGAAAGCTATAAGCAAGCTAATGAGAGCAATTCTGAGAGTGTGTCAACAGGATCAATTGATGAAGTTCTTCAAAGTATGGATCAGAACCTCTTCCGCACACTTCCAAAACTCTGCCCGAAACCTAGAATGCTTGTGTGTGCTCCTTCAAATGCAGCCACTGATGAGTTGCTTGCACGTGTTCTTGACCGTGGATTCATTGATGGTGAGATGAAAGTCTATCGGCCTGATGTGGCCCGAGTTGGTGTTGATTCACAAACTCGTGCTGCACAGGCTGTTTCTGTTGAGCGAAGAACTGAACAACTGTTAGTTAAGGGTCGTGAAGAAATTCTTGGATGGATGCAGCAGTTAAAAGTCCGTGAAGCTGAATATTCACGCCAGATTGCTTGTCTTCAGAGAGAATTAAatgttgcagcagcagcaggccGATCTCAGGGATCTGTTGGAGTTGACCCTGATGTTCTTGTAGCTCGGGACCACAATCGGGATACATTGTTGCAAAACCTTGCAGCAGTTGTGGAGGGAAGGGATAAAATTCTGGTGGAGTTGTCCCGCCTTCTCATATTAGAAACAAGATTTCGTGCCGGTAGCAACTTCAATTTGGAAGAAGCTCGTGCTAATCTGGAAGCGAGTTTTGCCAATGAAGCTGAGATTGTTTTCACAACAGTCTCAAGTAGTGGACGCAAATTGTTTTCTCGTCTTTCTCATGGTTTTGATATGGTTGTTATTGATGAGGCAGCCCAGGCTAGTGAAGTCGCAATTCTTCCTCCTCTATCTCTTGGTGCAGCTCGTTGTGTTCTTGTTGGCGATCCACAACAGCTCCCTGCAACAGTTATCAGCAAGGCAGCTGGGACCTTGTTATATAGTAGAAGCCTCTTTGAAAGGTTCCAGCAAGGAGGTTGCCCCACAATGTTATTATCTGTGCAGTATAGAATGCATCCGCAAATCAGGGATTTTCCTTCAAGGTACTTCTACCAAGGGCGTTTGACTGATAGTGAAAGTGTATCTAAACTACCTGATGAGTCTTACTATAAGGATCATTTATTGAGACCTTATGTGTTTTATGATATCACACATGGAAGGGAGTCCCATAGAAGTGGATCTGTCTCTTATCAGAACATTCATGAAGCACAGTTTTGCCTCCGGATTTATGAGCATCTTCAAAAGACTTTCAAATCATTGGTTGGAGGAAAGATCTCTGTTGGCATAATAACACCGTACAAACTGCAGTTGAAATGCCTTCAACGTGAATTTGAGGTGGTTCTGAATTCAGAAGATGGTAAGGACCTTTATATCAACACAGTAGATGCATTTCAAGGCCAAGAACGTGATGTCATAATCATGTCCTGTGTTCGGGCCTCGAATCATGGCGTGGGCTTTGTGGCTGATATTCGCCGAATGAATGTTGCTCTCACTCGTGCAAGAAGAGCGCTATGGGTATGGGCATCTTTCATTGTTCCACCTGTTCCCTTGCCATTagatacacacacacacacacacacacacatgcagcGATTGGTGATGACAACTTACTAGAGTTTATGTTTTCATGACAGGTAATGGGCAATGCCAATGCTCTGATGCAGACTGATGACTGGGCTGCATTAATAAATGATGCCAAGGCAAGGAATTGTTATGTGGACATGGAATCTCTCCCCAAAGATTTCCTGATTCCAAAAGGATCTCCTCACACTCCATTGCCAGGTAAGGCTTTGTCTAACATGAGGGGTTTGAGATCAGTTGGGCTAAGACAGAGGTACTTGGACATGCCGCCAGAATCCAGGTCTAGCACTCCATCGGAAGACGAGGTGAAGTTGAATGTATCATCATTATCTAGGAATGGGGGATAGAAAGAAGTAGAGCTGCCTACAGATAATTCCTTGGATGATTAAGATCAATCAGGGGAGAAATCTCGAGACTCTTGGCATTATGGCTCCCAAAAGAAGGAAAGTCTTGTGGGAATGGTGGGCGAGAGAGATtcataatcataaaattaaTGGTGTTTGGAGATCTCTGCAGCTTTGAGAATACAGAGggtatttaattaatttttgatcTTATGAAGCTTGGCCACGGAGCTGAACAGATTTAAAGGGTATCAGCTCCGTGGATGTTCTCTTATGCAGAAAGCCATAAACAATCAGGACAGGAATATCATTCTCAACTGTGGTAAGTTGAATTCAGCTGATTGGGGGAAAAAGTTAAGTGGGAAGTAAGAGATCTTGCTGACTTCTGGTTAACGAGGTGAAGACACGTTGGGAGGATCCGAGGAAGGAAAAGATGGACTCTCCAAGGGATGACACTGACTTTATAGTCTGCTTATTGCGCCAATAGCTGCCATAGGGAACAAAAACTTGGGTAGACTGAGCATACCTGGTATCATGCTTTTCCAATAGAAAGGTGGAAGATGATTGACTGGGTTAGTCCTCCCCCAGGCTTCAAGGAATATGTAATCTTTGCCAAGTCATTTGATTCTTATGGTTGGCTCGCCAAGTGAGGATATCCGCCAGGTTTTGCATAGTTTTTGTTTCTGGGTAAATTGGGAAATCAGCAACGAAGGCGAGCTCTCCACCCGAGTGGGTTTGCAAACTTCAACTTCTGCCAAACGTGACCTTGTACAAGATATCCTGTATTGAACTAAATATCTTGGATTGAGTAGGGGTGGGCCAAGCTTCCCTAATGTGCTCGCCAATTTTGTAGCTCTCATCTTACCATAGTTTACAGGGATATTGGGACATAGTGGAGGTGTTTTTGGGTCGCTCGCAAAGAGAACCCATGTTCAGTGATATGGTGCTGTGTCACATTCTTAGGAGGCAGGCAGATGCGTTGGGATGAAAGGATGTTTCAGATCATGTAGGTTGACAGATTATTCATTCTCCATTTGTTCAGAATAGGTTAAAATTGTGAATGCAGCCTCATTAGGTGTTAATGATATCTTCATTGTGTACAGGCAATTGGGTCGTCTCCCAAATTGGGGTATTGTACATTATTAGCTCTGTAATAAcattaattcttttcttttgtactTGTGATATTGGTAAAGCATCTTTAATGCAAAATTCTTGGGGATAGCCTGGTTCTGCATATCTATGACGCCCTGGATAGATTGTATGATCGACCTTCTCCCTGTTTTTCTTCACCGCACATCTTGTATCCTACTATTGCCATTGCCCCATGGTTTATGACAGTTGTTTACTTTCCCTCGTATTCCCCTCATGAGGggtggagaaaaaatagggcaCCGACAGAAATTTCCTATTTTAGGGGGCCTTGGCATTGATTTATGGTTGCTTCTCTCTTACATTTCTTATTTGTTCATTGTTATTGTGTGATGTTACTCTGTCCACTGGGTGCAAAGCCCTCCCAGAAACTAATTCACTTGCTTTGCCC includes the following:
- the LOC122073529 gene encoding helicase sen1-like, whose translation is MGCRGRPFFDLNEPPAEVDEETDGVICFQHQKALPSLNSHATDLFSSSESAQRILNNHGFSHASSVSGFQPFVKQKKVDDLNSGNASTTYGEENKTTLPLAASSARAEVVEREEGEWSDAEGSAGAFGINSDNDKHKQSTNIDGENAETLEMTERTDLFATNKACESICSDSRLPEGTKDKITNITKDENYSHAFSGLDLELSGRTGNNSQHLEGNAKGDVIVDGQEASSLVVNKKEVKGIEASHVLKSGSNPGKRHKVDQHKEAMLGKKRSRQTMFLNLEDVKQAGPIKTSTPRRPTFSSAVTTRTVKEIRNVAAPAERSSERTAKDQKQGDVTCNEGGTPMDIGDQKCESNGDINQGSQARPRRLNTGVEIPAEVYPPSILRQSSWKQPSDSRQLKSPLVSARKQGVPNQNSMDSKLGNKKHLSSKKQNANNTQYQDTSVERLLREVTNEKFWHHPEETELQCVPGRFESMEEYVRVFEPLLFEECRAQLYGTWEELTETVSRDAHIMVRIKNVERRERGWYDVIVLPMHECKWTFKEGDVAVLSSPKPGTVRFKRSQPAAVEGDVEIGVTGRVAGTVRRYFPIDTRDPPGAILHFYVGDTFDPNSNDDHILKKFHPKGIWYLTVLGSLATTQREYIALHAFRRLNMQMQTAILKPSPEHFPKYEEQPPAMPECFTQNFVDHLHRTFNGPQLAAIQWAAMHTAAGTSGMSKRQDPWPFTLVQGPPGTGKTHTVWGMLNVIHLVQYQHYYTALLKKVAPESYKQANESNSESVSTGSIDEVLQSMDQNLFRTLPKLCPKPRMLVCAPSNAATDELLARVLDRGFIDGEMKVYRPDVARVGVDSQTRAAQAVSVERRTEQLLVKGREEILGWMQQLKVREAEYSRQIACLQRELNVAAAAGRSQGSVGVDPDVLVARDHNRDTLLQNLAAVVEGRDKILVELSRLLILETRFRAGSNFNLEEARANLEASFANEAEIVFTTVSSSGRKLFSRLSHGFDMVVIDEAAQASEVAILPPLSLGAARCVLVGDPQQLPATVISKAAGTLLYSRSLFERFQQGGCPTMLLSVQYRMHPQIRDFPSRYFYQGRLTDSESVSKLPDESYYKDHLLRPYVFYDITHGRESHRSGSVSYQNIHEAQFCLRIYEHLQKTFKSLVGGKISVGIITPYKLQLKCLQREFEVVLNSEDGKDLYINTVDAFQGQERDVIIMSCVRASNHGVGFVADIRRMNVALTRARRALWVMGNANALMQTDDWAALINDAKARNCYVDMESLPKDFLIPKGSPHTPLPGKALSNMRGLRSVGLRQRYLDMPPESRSSTPSEDEVKLNVSSLSRNGG